CTCCACTCGATTCAGAATCCTTTTTTATACCCTCATCTCCTTCCCAAAGGGTCTGAAGTGGAAACAACATAAAGCACAGCTGAAATAAGTCTTTAAAACAAGAGTTATGTGTCAAAATATAGGTAAGGTGTGAGATAACCGTATCAGAAAAAATGGGATAAATGTAAGCTACTGCATAAAATTGCCTCTGAGCATCCCAGAAGCCCAGGTAAAAGAGGAAACATGATGCACTCCATGGCTTTCAAGACCTCATAAAGGGTGACATAGAATAGCTGGTAGGACGTGGATGCTGGGGTCCAAGTCTGTATCAATCAGCCGTCAATGCAGCTTCAGCCCCATTTACACTCGATGCCCGGCCCCTCTGCGCCCACAGGCTGCTCCATCACTGAGGCTGTGACGATCCTGGGGAACAAGCTCAGAGATTACCAGGGGCAGTTGAACACCACCCACCTGCTGGCCCAGTGCGACTACTTCCACAACACGTTCATCCGCCACTACAAACTCTACCAGTACGTCCTGGGCCAGGACCAGGACGTCAAACTGACCGTCACTCACCTGGAGGTGTGTGTGCCGCCCCAGCCCCTCCCGCTGGCTGCGGGCAAGGACCAGGCCGTCTGGAAGCACCAGCAGCAGGTGGTGGGGCTCAGCGCGGCCGAGGTGCAGATGCGGGCCTATGTGCTGCAGCTGAAGGAGGCCCTGCAACTAGAGCAGCAGCATCTGTTGCAGGAGATGCTCCCGGAGCTGCCCGGGTGGCAGCACCAGGCCCTGAagagagaggtgaggtggggtccTCGGGGCGGGAGGAGGCTCGCCTGCCCCCCACCAACGTCCCTTCCCACCAAGAGGACGTCCGGGCTGGACCCTGAGGTCCGCAATAGGTCCACACACCCAGGAGGGGGCAGAAGGGGACAGGCTTTGCGTGCACGTTGCATGAAACATCCCTGAGATGTATAATTCATGGCCCCATTTTAGTGATGCGACCACTGAGGCTCGGAGACTTTAATCGCCTGGCCCAAGGTCCCCGAGCTAGCCTGTGGTAGAGTTTACATTTGGACTGAGGTCTGGCTGACCCCAAAGTCCAAGTCCTTTCCACTGCAGATTCTGCCAAAAGAGCCCCCAGGCTGCGAACCACCATAGATTTCCTCAGTGCCCTTCGTCTGCTGCAGAGCCAGCATCCATGGATGATgcctgggcggggcgggggggatgaAGGAAGGGCCGTAGGGGACAGACAGCTCAGGGCAGTGATGtgatgaggtgggggaggggtggagccaGTGGCCCAGGGGTGTGTGTGGAGCTAGGAAACTGGCTGCCCTCTTGGCAGGTCTTAAGGCCCACTGGGGCTCCAGGAGCCAGAGTCCCTGACGACcagctcttcaataaatggcgACTAGCTTGGTCCCAGGGCAGCCAACTCCTTGAGGGCCTGGCCGagtctaaattcattttttaactaTATGTAGGCACTGATAGCATCACTGTTGCTTGTTTTTGAACACAGAGACaagtatgtgcgtgtgtgtatatatgtgtgcgtgtgttggGGAGGTTTGAGCTGGGGTGGGGACGGGGAGTCTCAGGGACTCTGTGTTCCAAAAGCGTTCTGGTTCTGAATTGTCAGCCAAAGAGTGGGTGGCTTtgggaagcattcctttaaaGATGCATAAAACATTGGGGAAATCTCTAAACAACAATGAATACAATGGAACTAATGATACTCTCCTAAGTTTAAGTCTTCCCAGTAAATAGCGCATCGGCTGCCCTTCATGCATTGAGCGGGGACGCAACAGAACACAAGCAACGGCTTGTCTCCACCTCCTTCCAGGGACCTTCCAAGATACGTGGGCGAGGCCGCGGGTGGAAGGGGCCGCCTCCCCTCCTGCTCCTGCCCCCCCCAGCTCCCCTGCAGGCCTCCCTTGCGTGGCTGCTGGTCCCTGCCAGGTGGAGCTTGAAGGCCAGAGTCCCCTCCGCTCTGTGCCCCTGAGCTGGGGACGCTCAGCACTGCAGGAGAAACATAGTGCATCTTCTTGGAGCCCAATCGTCCCCGATGCCCTAGGGGAAGAACACTATTTTTCTAGGGCAAATGTGAGCTTTTGCATGGGATTCTAAGTTAAAATATGAGATCTCAAAACAATGACTTGTAGGTAACCAGATACTCAAGGTATGTCCCCTGACACTCCCAGGACAAGCATGACCTCTCCGCTACTGATCGGTTGCTTGGGCAGGGAACTTGGAGAAACACAGTTACACGGTCCCTGTCGCCAGGATTTTATGATGCCATGATCCTGATTGCGATAACAGACAGGGTCTCCTGTTTAACCTGGCGCGTGGTGGCTGAGTTTTCATTCTTCCCCAGTCTGGCTAGTTGGGGGACACACCCACTCTCTGAGCAATTTCCCCTGACCCCTCCGATGAAGCCTGCAACTGCAGCTTTGAGATGTGAGAATGAGATGAgggcagaagaggaaggaagggggctggCATCCAAATGGAGcttaaccagggacttccctggcggtccagtagttatgactctgagcttccactgcagggggtgccgtttcaatccccggtcggggacctaagatcccgcatgccatgctgCAGggtccaaagaaaataaaaactggaacTTAACCAGAAAGTAGGGGATATGGGGCTGGCCTCCGAGCCCAGAAAAGTGTGAACAATAAATGACACACTCAAATGGGGTGACTGCCACAGTACGcctgaaggaaagagggaagaagcaAAAAGAGAGCTGTAGGAGAGGGCCACAGGGAGGGAACCACAGCTGCAGGTAGAGGACCATGGCCATGTCCAACCCCAGCTGGCTGGCAGGAAGGTGAGAGACTtcatcctctccccaccctcagaTCTCCTGCCAGGGTCTCCCATTGGCTGAACTCAGCCAGCAGCCAAAGGTCAAGGAGAGCTGGTTGATGCAGACCTTAAAAGTCagcctcccagggcacagagtgGGGTGGAGACAGATGGAGAGTAGGTCTGGGGGGGAATGGAAGGTCCCAGCACACTGAGAAAGGAGGCGGCTGTGTTGAGAAGTGGCAACTGCGGTAGGACTCTGTCTGCAGACGGCCTGAGCCTTCCCCAGGCTCTGTTCACCAGCCACATTCCGTTTCTTTCAGGAGCTAGAAAATCTCATCAACGAGGCCATTCACATCCAGATTGAATGCCTGAAGGAGCTGCTGCAGTATGAGATACAGATAACCTTTGATATTTTGGACCTGAAACTACAGAAGAAGACTCTAAACCTCAAcgctcccaccccttccccgctCCCCATCATGGGCCAGTCAGGCCAAGATGAAGCTCTTAAGTTGTACAAAGCAAACAAAGGAaggaaagcaaaagcaaagaagaaGTAGAAGGCCCCGGTGACCACGGTCTGAAGACTCTGATTGAGGAAGAGCCACTGACAGATAGAAAAGGATTATGTGGTGTGCTCAGCGCCCAATAGATCAGAGGTTTCTagcaattaaaagaaacaaaacaacactcCATATTTTCTCTATCTTCTTGCTGGAAACCATCTTATACCACCTGAAAGTCCAACCCAAATGGATTTTCCTTGCGTGGAGGAGAGGGCTGTCCTGTAAGCGCAGGCAAACATCATTGACTAAGCCTGAGCTCAGACACGGACGACAGAACAGCCCCCAGAGGGTTTCAGCAGGTAAGACGGAGGGCAACACCGGATGCCAGGGAGGTCCTGCGGCCAGCACAGTGGGTGGAAACAGGTGCTGGGACTCCTCCCTCTCTGAGGTTTGTACAAGGCGATCCATCGCGTGCAGCCTGCCCTGCCTGCCGGGTCTCCTGCTGGAGGATGCAGAGCCCACGCCTCTGCAATACTCTTCCTTCTGTGTGAATCCACAGCGTTTAGCCGGAAAAAGAGGAACAGGTGCCATCCTAGATGTCAGAGACCTGGCGTTGAACCCAGCTCTGCCGCCGGTTGGCTGCGTGACCTTGCTCGTGTCCCTTCATCTCTGAGCCCAGGTCTCTCTCCTGTCAAGTGGGAGACCTGCTGGCTAGTGTGGAAGGCCCCTCTCCCACGTTAACATCCTAAGGGAGAGACGAAGCACGGTCGGCTCTTCTCGGTTTTCAAGGGGTTCAAGGTTCGAGGGGGCTGAGTACCTCCTCAAAGCTGTAGAGTGAGGCAGTGAAAGCATCAGGACTGGAGCGCAGGCCGTGGGACCCTTATCTGTGCTTCTTCCCCTGCAGCACTGGGCCTCGTGCAAAGAGCCTCACAAACCCTGTGGTTGTTGGCTTAGTAATGCAGCTATATAGCTGACAGGTGACTGTGGCCCCCGAGATCAGGGCAGAAAGGACGGTACCACTCGCTGCCTCTCGCCGAGCCAGAGACCCGCTCTGTCTCCCCGGCCGTCTGCTGCCCGTGGTCCTTGCTCACGCCGGGCCAGGCCACTGTGCAGGACTCCCATCCCACACACCCAGCTCCCCAGGGCCACCGCTGCTCCCTGGGTCTTGCCCCTAAGGTGTGCCTGGGTTCACATGTTTCCAGGCAGAGCTGGTCTGCTTTCGGAGGCCAGGCTGGATATAGGTCGAGGGAGCCCTGGAGCGGGCATGTCGGGAGCCCTGGAGCCTCCGAAAGAAGTCCAGGAGACAGGGGACCCCCGGCTGGGAAGGGGACCCCCAGCTGGGAAGGGACCCCCCTCTGGGAGGGCTAATGCAGACTCTCCTGCCCATCTTACCTTGCTGCTGCAGAGAGTGTGTTCCATACCTGAGAAGTGGGCTAAGCTTCCCCATGCCTCTTTGGACAGAGGAAGCAGGACCCaggttttccttaaatgtttttattcattcattcattcattcatggattCATCCTTCACTCCACAAACATTTTTCAACATCCATGTCTACTGTGTGGCTGAAACCACTACGGCCCCGATGGAAGTGTGAGAGCTGCCATCCTATCCGGTCCAGGCCTGACCAGGATACCAGCCTGTGTGggtggtctgtgtgtgtgtgtgtgtgtgtgtgtgtgtgtgtaagaggtggagggggaaagtggggtgggtaCCCCTCCAGCCCAGGCCATGTGCTGGAGGACCCCCATCTAGAGCAGGAGAGACTTGGGCGCCCTGGCCAGCCTGGGAACCAGCTCTAGTGCCCAGAAGCCACTGGAAGTCCTGGCTGACGCTGGGCTGGGTCACTGACATGCAAAGGGCTCGATAGCTCCCTCCTGCCCCGTCCTTCCCCCAGGTTGCGGGAGGCTCAACTATCCTGTCTGCAGCCTCGTCCACACCCGTGTCCCAGCCTTGCCCTGCCGGTGCCCAGAGAGAACCCTGAGGCTCTGGGCACTTTCAGACTCAGGCCATTAGGAGCCTGAGCTGTGGGCCGTGGACCAGGGGTGCTGTCCTCCCCACTGGACCTGGACCTTCCCCGGGAGGACTCCTGCCATGGGAGCCCCGGGTCGCTACCCCATGGTGGACCGCCGGCCTGGCCAGGATCCTCCTCCTAGGACCAGCCCAGCTGCCAGCAGTGGGGTGGGCGCTGCGGGGGctgagaggaggaagggggctCCTGCAGCCTCGTGCCCACGCTGCTTGCACCCCGGACCCTGCCTTCACCCTCAGGGGCAGCGCTGCCCCTCCCCCTGGAAGGGTTGGCTGGGGTCGGAGTGAGGGTTTCAGCCTCACAGTACGTGCAGAGGTTACAAAGTgtttgggggaggaaagaaagaaagaaagagagagagagaaagagagaaagaaaggaaagaaagaaagaaaggaaggaaagaaggaaggaaggaaggaaggaaggaaggaaggaaggaaggaaggaaggaaggaaggaaggatggagggaggaaagaaagagagagagggagggagggaggaagagtgaatgaataaaaaatttaagaaaaccctGAGCCTCCCTCCTCTGTCCACAGGGGTGTTGGGAAGCTTATCAAACTTCTCAGGTGTAAAGCACCCTCCCTCGTGCCAGGGCCTAGAGCAGAGTTGCAGGCTCTACCGTGTGATGGAAGAGGGAGACCCTCCCGTCCTGCCCTTCCCCGTGGAACCCTCCAGGGGCTCAGCCCGGCCCTGTGCTGGAAGCCTCTGCCCGCGAGAAGATTGCCCCACTTAGCAAGAGAGACAAACGCCCCCCATACCCGGCTGGCTGCCACAGTCATTTGGTGTCATCTGCTCAAGGACAAGCAGAGGAGGCTGGGGCCGGGCATCTGAGAGAAAGACACCCCACAGAACCCCAAGGCCCTTCCAAGCCAAGGGCAGACTAAGTGCCTTTGGAAATGCTGGCTTTCAGGCATGGGGCCCGAGCAGGCTTGGGAAGCTgccctcctccagctccttctcAAACACGTAAATGTCCTGGCTACAGTACTTGTTAAATATCTATTTCATGTGTAGCTGAGTTACATTAGTGAAGGAGGGGGGGACAGAGAGGTCACAATGGGCCAGAGATGAGGAGGAAAGTCACAGCGGTGAGTGGATTCCAAGGTCTCCTCGGGGACGGGAGTGGAGACCTCGGGAGCTAGAGCCGGGATTTCTACATCAAGGTAAGGCCACAGAATGGGTGGTCCCACTGGGAAAACCCTCCCTCTCACTCCCCTGAGGAAACATGAGTGAGCAGCCTCTTGCAGTAACTCGTGGAGGAGCCCAAGTCTGCTGTTCCCACCCGTGCCGCACGCTCGTGCAAGGCCTGGACGCGCACACCACCCCTAACTCCGGCCTGAGGCTGGAACATCCCCTAGAGCCCGAGGATAAAGCCCCATAAGTGAGGCGACCACACGCTCTGGTTTGTCCGGGACAGTCCTGGTGGACCTCTTTTGTCCTGGAGTCCTGCCTGGTTTGTCATTGTTTAATGGAGTGTTAATAAGAATTGCTCTAAAAGAAGCCAGGATACGACTGGTACTCCTCCACTTGGACTTCCAGCTCCTGccagcttcttttatttttttttaacatctttattaaagtataattgctttatattgttgtgttagtttctgctgtataacaaagtgaatcagctgtatgtatacatgtatccccatagcccctccctcttgcgtcttcctcccaccctgcctatcccacccctctaggtggtcacaaagcaccgagctgatctccctgtgctatgcggctgcttcccactagctatctattttacatttggtagtgtatatatgtccatgccactctctcacttcgtcccagcttacccttccccctccccgtgtcctcaagtccattctctacgtctgcgtctttattcctgtcctgcccctagtttcttcagaaactctttttttttttagattccatatatatgtgttagcatacggtatttgtttttctctttctgacttacttcactctgtatgacaggctctaggtccatccacctcactacaaataactcaattttgtttctttttatggctgagtaatattccattgtgtatatgtgccacatcttctttatccattcatctgtcgatggacacttaggttgcttccatgtcctggctattgtaaatagagatgcaatgaacattgtggtacatgactctttttgaattatggttttctcagggtatatgcccagtagtgggattgctgggtcatatgatagttttatttttagttttttaaggaacctccatactgttctccatagtggctgtatccatttacattcccctGCCAGCTTCTTGGTGTGTGAGTCATGTGTGCAGTGAGCAAGTTTTCAGTAAACTTGAGGCTAAATCCGGAAGATGACGAGGGCTGACCTGCCTCTCCTTCCCAGGCCTTTCCTGTCTCAGGGTAACCCTCTCAAGGACAGGGTTTGCGGCTCTCCCGGGGATGCTGAAGTGCTCGCGGACACAAGCAACTCAGGAACGCTGACTCCCCCCGCTGGGGCGGTGCAAAGGGACGGACTCAGTGTTGCTGATCCAGCCGGGGATGCTGTGGCCTGCAAGAGGCGTAAGGCCACGAGGCCACTGGAGGGCCAGTGGGGGAGTGGCAGTGACAGGCGAAGGGCACATTCGCGACATGCAGGACCTCAAAGGCAGGAGTCTTGCTGAAGGGCTCATAGGCAGTAGTCGGAGCAGCTTTGCTGCAGCAACTTTGCCACTTACTGGATGGTGTAAACCTACAGTTATTTATCTTAGTGTTTGCAATTGCATTGTCACTTTTCAATAACCCTTAGAAGCAATGAGTCTGACAAAAAATGAAAGTGCATAAGTAATGAAAATGTAAAGatcttgactttttctttttcaagaaagtTAATGATGAAATGGTAACATGCGCAAATGCTTCTCCGCATTTACCATCCACCCTGAGAACCATAGTGGTGTTACTGACTatacaaaaaacaagacatgAATCCACTCCAGAATCATCAGCGTCTAACTCAAAGGTCAGCATTAACTTTAAAAAGACTGTCTAAAATCCTGGTCAAACCttatgctgtgtgtttctgtgagggtgttttgcaTGAGGTTAacatttgaatctgtagactgagtaaagcaggctGCCTTCCCTAATCTCCACAGCATGTGGCCTCGTCCCATCAGTTGAAGGCTTTAATACAA
The window above is part of the Eubalaena glacialis isolate mEubGla1 chromosome 9, mEubGla1.1.hap2.+ XY, whole genome shotgun sequence genome. Proteins encoded here:
- the C9H8orf74 gene encoding uncharacterized protein C8orf74 homolog, which encodes MALLTPQGVKKVFQFQKPEGREHLRRLLNWEEFDELRDSRRSILLDALYESIIFAVGKGFPWVEVAQVVKFTEELLKETKGCSITEAVTILGNKLRDYQGQLNTTHLLAQCDYFHNTFIRHYKLYQYVLGQDQDVKLTVTHLEVCVPPQPLPLAAGKDQAVWKHQQQVVGLSAAEVQMRAYVLQLKEALQLEQQHLLQEMLPELPGWQHQALKREELENLINEAIHIQIECLKELLQYEIQITFDILDLKLQKKTLNLNAPTPSPLPIMGQSGQDEALKLYKANKGRKAKAKKK